In Meleagris gallopavo isolate NT-WF06-2002-E0010 breed Aviagen turkey brand Nicholas breeding stock chromosome 15, Turkey_5.1, whole genome shotgun sequence, one DNA window encodes the following:
- the C15H5orf24 gene encoding LOW QUALITY PROTEIN: UPF0461 protein C5orf24 homolog (The sequence of the model RefSeq protein was modified relative to this genomic sequence to represent the inferred CDS: inserted 1 base in 1 codon) gives MGLRLKMMHPVASSNAAFCGTGKSSCLNEDSVRAADQFDLYATQQSKYSHAVSHKPIACQRQDALNESHLQTTSSRNIETKDELKKKKNLNRSGKRGRPSGTTKSAGYRTSTGRPLGTTKAAGFKTSPGRPLGTTKAAGYKVSPGRPPGSIKAQSRFANLSYTCGSAAFXYPMVHNRGVHAAGETSSKLKQPNE, from the exons ATGGGATTGCGGTTG AAAATGATGCACCCTGTTGCCAGCAGTAATGCAGCATTCTGTGGGACGGGCAAGAGCTCTTGCCTTAACGAAGACAGCGTGAGAGCTGCTGACCAGTTTGACTTGTATGCCACGCAGCAAAGTAAATACAGCCACGCAGTGAGCCACAAACCCATCGCGTGCCAGAGACAAGATGCGCTGAATGAGTCCCACCTGCAGACCACAAGCAGCAGGAATATAGAAACAAAagatgaactgaagaaaaagaaaaacctcaacCGATCCGGTAAACGTGGGAGGCCATCAGGGACCACAAAATCAGCAGGGTACCGAACCAGCACGGGTCGACCCCTGGGGACCACCAAAGCAGCTGGATTTAAGACAAGTCCAGGCAGACCCTTGGGCACAACTAAAGCAGCAGGATACAAAGTCAGCCCAGGCAGACCTCCAGGTAGCATTAAAGCTCAATCCCGGTTTGCAAATCTAAGTTATACGTGTGGCAGTGCAGCTT CCTATCCTATGGTGCATAACAGAGGAGTGCATGCTGCTGGTGAAACTAGCAGCAAACTCAAGCAGCCTAACGAATGA